The Bacilli bacterium genome contains a region encoding:
- the uvrC gene encoding excinuclease ABC subunit UvrC has product MPPEKIDDPKLRLETIRQKLALLPDKPGCYLMKNCDGKIIYVGKAKVLKNRVRSYFTGTHNAKTQLLVNDICDFEYIVTASNKEALILECNLIKQYHPRYNVMLRDDKTYPYIKITNEEYPRLEITRQVRKDKAKYFGPYPNVFAARRIKKLLDRLVPLSKCGRNDKKPCLYYHIGQCVCPYVFGYDKNEYERMVQEVVRFLQGSHEEIKQDLARKMHEAAEQLQFERAKELRDVIADIDTVMEKQTISSPDAANRDIFGYAVDKGWMCVQVLYMRQGKMIERHASVFPFYGEEYDDFITYVTQYYSENPALPSELFLPAPPEQSAEKEGASESGAAETISALENWLHVRVRMPKRGPKRKMVEMAENNAKMALAEKFLMMERDESRTDKAAANLAKLFGLEHLRRIEAFDNSNIQGTHPVSAMVVFTNGRPDRKEYRKYKIKTVSGPDDVATMREVIRRRYERVLKENLPMPDLIIVDGGKGQIAAAIDVLENELGIAIPVCGLVKDDKHKTSQLMAGDPPEIIPLSRHSQEFYLLQRIQDEVHRFAITFHRETRGKSMIYSMLDAIPGVGAKRKKELLRHFGSVKKIREATLDDFRPLGFGDQLSRRIIEALRDAMEDHS; this is encoded by the coding sequence ATGCCGCCCGAAAAAATAGACGACCCGAAACTTAGGCTGGAAACAATTCGGCAGAAACTCGCGTTATTGCCGGATAAGCCCGGCTGTTATCTGATGAAAAACTGTGACGGCAAAATCATATATGTGGGCAAGGCGAAAGTGCTGAAAAACCGGGTGCGCTCGTATTTCACCGGCACTCATAACGCCAAGACACAGCTGCTAGTCAATGATATTTGCGATTTTGAATACATTGTCACCGCAAGCAACAAGGAAGCCTTGATCCTGGAATGCAATCTGATCAAGCAATACCACCCCCGCTACAATGTGATGCTGCGGGATGACAAGACTTATCCGTATATAAAAATTACGAATGAAGAGTACCCGCGCCTGGAGATCACCCGGCAAGTGCGGAAAGACAAGGCAAAATACTTCGGCCCGTATCCGAACGTCTTTGCCGCCCGGCGAATCAAAAAGCTGCTGGATCGGCTGGTGCCGTTAAGCAAATGCGGCCGGAATGACAAGAAACCGTGCCTTTACTATCATATCGGACAGTGCGTATGTCCGTATGTGTTCGGTTACGACAAGAACGAATATGAACGGATGGTGCAGGAGGTTGTCCGCTTTCTGCAGGGCAGCCATGAAGAAATCAAACAGGATTTGGCGCGAAAGATGCATGAAGCCGCGGAACAGTTGCAGTTTGAACGGGCGAAGGAACTGCGCGATGTGATTGCCGACATCGATACGGTGATGGAAAAGCAGACGATTTCCAGCCCGGACGCCGCAAACCGCGACATTTTCGGTTATGCCGTGGATAAAGGGTGGATGTGCGTCCAGGTACTGTATATGCGCCAGGGAAAAATGATTGAGCGGCATGCTTCCGTTTTTCCTTTCTATGGCGAGGAATACGACGATTTTATCACCTATGTGACGCAGTATTACAGCGAAAATCCCGCATTGCCAAGTGAATTGTTTTTGCCCGCGCCGCCCGAACAGAGCGCGGAGAAAGAGGGCGCAAGCGAATCCGGCGCAGCCGAGACCATAAGCGCTCTGGAAAATTGGCTGCATGTGCGCGTGCGCATGCCAAAGCGGGGGCCGAAGCGGAAAATGGTGGAAATGGCTGAGAACAATGCGAAAATGGCGCTTGCCGAGAAGTTTCTCATGATGGAACGCGATGAAAGCCGCACGGACAAGGCTGCCGCCAATTTGGCGAAGCTGTTCGGCCTTGAGCATTTGCGGCGCATTGAAGCGTTCGACAACTCCAACATCCAGGGGACGCATCCCGTTTCCGCGATGGTGGTGTTTACGAACGGCCGCCCGGACCGCAAAGAATACCGCAAATACAAAATAAAAACGGTCAGTGGGCCGGACGATGTCGCCACCATGCGCGAAGTTATCCGCAGACGGTATGAGCGCGTATTGAAAGAAAATTTGCCCATGCCCGATCTGATTATCGTTGACGGCGGCAAGGGGCAAATCGCGGCGGCTATCGATGTGCTGGAGAATGAGTTGGGAATTGCGATTCCGGTTTGCGGTCTGGTTAAAGACGACAAGCACAAAACTTCGCAATTGATGGCGGGCGATCCTCCGGAAATCATCCCGCTTTCCCGGCATAGCCAGGAGTTTTATTTGCTGCAGCGCATTCAGGATGAGGTGCATCGGTTCGCCATCACATTCCACCGCGAAACGCGCGGCAAGTCGATGATTTATTCGATGCTGGACGCCATACCGGGCGTCGGCGCCAAACGCAAAAAAGAGTTGCTGCGCCATTTCGGCTCCGTCAAAAAAATCCGCGAGGCGACATTGGACGATTTCCGCCCGCTCGGATTTGGCGACCAATTGAGCCGCCGCATTATCGAAGCGTTGCGGGACGCAATGGAGGACCATTCCTGA
- the dnaI gene encoding primosomal protein DnaI encodes MKSLAEILKQFPAAAYAGNMEQKIAQILNAPEVKKLRAQYPELDEQILLRNINKLYQYVTEYRNCANCPGVDQCPNEFPGHYTRLSVELVNGEPQLVERKVACKKWLAHQAREAVRKRVRSFYVDERALDEGCNIEEIVEIDRDRAEAVGKIISYMIATRDNGLQPKGLFLTGGFGTGKTFLMCYMLHELAKSGYSGVIVYTPEFVEDLKSMFSEPQKLKETVELMKQCDLLVFDDIGAENLNPWVRDHVIGSILNYRMNRKPTFYTSNFNLELLEQHFSFTNKEGEEEYKGRRLMDRIRPYVDVIEVAGTNKRGNV; translated from the coding sequence GTGAAATCGCTCGCTGAAATATTAAAACAATTTCCGGCTGCCGCATATGCGGGCAACATGGAGCAAAAAATCGCCCAAATTCTGAACGCTCCGGAAGTGAAAAAGCTGCGCGCCCAATACCCGGAATTGGACGAACAAATCCTTTTGCGCAATATCAACAAGCTTTATCAATATGTGACGGAGTATCGCAATTGCGCCAATTGCCCGGGGGTGGATCAATGCCCGAACGAGTTTCCCGGCCACTATACCCGCTTGTCCGTTGAGTTGGTCAATGGAGAGCCGCAGTTGGTCGAGCGCAAAGTAGCCTGCAAAAAATGGCTGGCGCATCAGGCGCGGGAAGCGGTGCGCAAACGCGTCCGCAGCTTTTATGTTGATGAGCGCGCGCTTGATGAGGGATGCAACATCGAAGAGATTGTGGAGATCGACCGCGACCGGGCGGAAGCCGTCGGCAAGATCATCTCCTATATGATTGCGACGAGGGATAACGGCTTGCAGCCAAAAGGATTGTTCCTGACGGGCGGCTTTGGCACGGGAAAAACGTTTCTGATGTGCTACATGCTGCACGAATTGGCCAAGTCGGGCTACTCCGGGGTCATTGTTTACACTCCCGAATTTGTCGAGGATTTAAAATCGATGTTTTCGGAGCCGCAAAAGCTGAAGGAAACGGTGGAATTGATGAAACAATGCGACTTGCTTGTTTTTGACGACATTGGCGCGGAAAACTTGAATCCGTGGGTAAGGGACCATGTGATCGGCTCGATTTTGAACTATCGGATGAACCGCAAACCGACATTTTACACGTCAAATTTCAACCTCGAGTTGTTGGAGCAGCATTTTTCCTTTACCAACAAGGAAGGGGAAGAAGAATACAAGGGGCGCAGGCTGATGGACCGCATCCGGCCGTATGTGGACGTGATCGAGGTCGCCGGTACAAACAAACGCGGAAACGTTTAA
- a CDS encoding DnaD domain protein, giving the protein MRIGNLFDFTESHRFYAYRGFSLDSFSLKILYSIYQPMIGPGAVGLYCTLYYSVPMDKLGFSAPEQQRRLFLALGMEMNETGRKRLIEFSSRLEAVGLLQTVRKYIADSDEFVYEYTLLAPLMPDEFFQNQHLVMLLRDKLGKHAVLALRNEFAAAYPADRLPPLQDSGEQLTVPFYDLFRLNLNSVDEELEQTLMQMAPARETAPAPIGTFRGFSFAELLMRIPRQSANRPYIEALRNDPEGFAAVNYTAAKYMLTLAETCRLLDEDGIFSPDGDLWVEELQYRAAQLFRQKQKHASDRNVALAKLAKQPATGKDSLLPQKPVDPASIVDVPQTLQGNMTAESYSLFLKNAPYTQVLALFFPGAVPSQTLKLFETVDFHFKLPEEVINALIHYLMANRKSIAKPFVEAIVANLLSQRIHTFEQAIAYFRDIEQAIGKRKSAAPSGKGRAKQKPKLPVAPADERPHPVSEERLDEIKKLALKLKSKPADERGS; this is encoded by the coding sequence ATGCGAATCGGCAACTTGTTCGATTTTACCGAAAGCCACCGGTTTTACGCTTACCGCGGTTTTTCGCTTGACAGCTTTAGTTTGAAAATACTATATTCCATCTACCAGCCGATGATCGGCCCGGGAGCGGTCGGATTATACTGCACATTGTATTATTCGGTTCCCATGGACAAGCTGGGCTTTTCCGCGCCCGAACAGCAGCGCCGCCTGTTTTTGGCTCTCGGCATGGAAATGAACGAAACGGGCCGAAAGCGGCTGATTGAATTTTCTTCCCGTTTGGAAGCGGTCGGGCTGTTGCAAACTGTTCGCAAATACATAGCTGATTCCGACGAATTTGTTTACGAATACACGTTGCTTGCTCCGCTTATGCCGGATGAGTTTTTTCAAAACCAGCATTTGGTTATGCTGCTTCGCGACAAGCTGGGCAAGCATGCCGTATTGGCGCTGCGCAACGAGTTCGCCGCGGCATATCCGGCGGACCGCTTGCCGCCTTTGCAAGACAGCGGCGAGCAATTGACGGTGCCGTTTTACGATTTGTTTCGCTTAAACCTGAATTCCGTTGATGAGGAATTGGAGCAAACGCTGATGCAAATGGCGCCCGCGCGCGAAACAGCGCCCGCGCCGATCGGTACGTTTCGCGGTTTCAGCTTTGCCGAGTTGCTGATGCGCATACCCAGGCAGTCGGCAAACCGCCCCTATATTGAGGCGCTGCGCAATGACCCGGAAGGCTTTGCGGCGGTTAATTATACGGCGGCAAAATATATGCTGACATTGGCGGAAACGTGCCGACTGTTGGATGAGGACGGCATTTTTTCCCCGGACGGCGATTTGTGGGTGGAAGAATTGCAATATCGCGCCGCCCAACTGTTCAGGCAAAAACAAAAGCATGCGAGCGACCGGAATGTGGCGCTGGCCAAACTGGCGAAGCAGCCTGCGACCGGCAAAGATTCGCTCCTTCCGCAAAAACCGGTAGATCCCGCAAGCATCGTGGACGTGCCGCAAACGCTGCAAGGGAATATGACCGCCGAAAGCTACAGTTTATTTTTAAAAAACGCGCCGTATACGCAAGTTTTGGCGCTGTTTTTCCCCGGCGCGGTGCCGTCCCAAACATTAAAGCTGTTTGAGACGGTCGACTTTCATTTTAAGCTGCCGGAAGAAGTGATCAACGCGCTCATTCATTATTTGATGGCGAACCGCAAATCAATCGCCAAACCGTTTGTCGAGGCGATAGTTGCCAATTTGCTGAGCCAGCGGATTCATACATTCGAACAGGCCATCGCTTATTTTCGGGATATTGAGCAGGCGATTGGCAAGCGCAAGTCGGCCGCCCCATCGGGAAAAGGCCGCGCCAAGCAAAAGCCGAAGCTGCCGGTTGCTCCTGCCGATGAGCGTCCTCATCCCGTCAGCGAGGAGCGGCTTGATGAAATTAAAAAACTGGCGCTCAAGCTGAAAAGTAAGCCCGCGGACGAAAGGGGATCGTAA
- a CDS encoding YqzM family protein has protein sequence MSEQNNPELHINEEPRNDFADVATGFAGMFIFIIVVTIIVTIISTYR, from the coding sequence ATGAGTGAACAAAACAATCCGGAATTGCATATCAACGAGGAACCGCGTAACGACTTTGCGGATGTGGCCACCGGATTTGCCGGCATGTTTATATTTATCATTGTGGTTACGATTATTGTCACGATTATCAGCACGTACAGATAA
- the trxA gene encoding thioredoxin, whose translation MAIVNVSDQTFKSEVESQDSGTVLVDFWAPWCGPCKMIAPVLEELDGEIGEKLKIAKLNVDDNPEAASRFGVLSIPTLIVFKNGAPVDKVIGFQSKDALKNVLSRHIG comes from the coding sequence GTGGCTATCGTAAATGTATCCGATCAAACGTTCAAGTCCGAAGTTGAGTCGCAGGACTCGGGAACGGTGCTGGTCGATTTCTGGGCGCCCTGGTGCGGTCCGTGCAAAATGATCGCTCCCGTGCTGGAAGAATTGGACGGAGAGATCGGCGAAAAATTAAAGATCGCCAAACTCAATGTCGATGACAACCCGGAAGCGGCTTCGCGTTTTGGTGTTTTGAGCATCCCGACATTGATCGTGTTTAAAAACGGCGCACCCGTTGATAAAGTGATCGGTTTTCAATCCAAGGACGCTTTGAAAAATGTGCTATCCCGCCATATTGGCTAA